The Fundidesulfovibrio magnetotacticus genome includes the window TCCGGCCAGCTTGGCGTTGACCAGCTTCACGTAGAACTTGCCCCAGTTCCAGATGGTGGAGGCCAGCACGCACTTGGCCCCGAACTCGGCGGCGTCCGCGCCGTAGCCGATGGCGGGCACGCCCTTGGCGCAGGCGGCCAGGGAGGAGTCGGGGGTGTCGGCCATCTGGCGGATCAGGGTGCAGCCGCGCTGCACCAGGGCCTCGGCCATGGTGGTTTCGCCGATGGGGTCGCGCCAGCTCTTGAGCCAGACCACGGTGTTCAGGGTGTCGATGTCGAACTTGGTTCCGGATTCCGCCAGGCCCTTGAGCAGGCCGTGGGTGAAACCGTTGATGCCCCGGATGGGCTCGGGGATGGGGTTGGTGGCCACGGTGCCCACCTTGGTGAAGCCCATGAGGCCCGCCATGTAGCCCACGATGTATTCGCCCTGCTCGATGCGGGCCATGTAGTTGCCCATGTTGGGGGCGGTCTTGTAGCCGGAGCAGTGCTCGAAGGTGGTGTTGGGGAAGTCCTTGGCCACCTGGAGCATGGGGTCCATGTGCTCGAAGGTGGTGCCGAAGATCATGTCGTAGCCGTCCTGGGCGAACTGGCGGAAGACGCGCTCGCCGTCGGCCGCGCCCACGTTCTCGGCGATGGCCACCTCGATCTTGTCGCCAAGCTGGCGCTTGAGCTCCTCGATGCCCGTGTAGTGGGCGTAGTTCCAGCCCTGGTCGTTGACGGTGCCGATGAGGGCGAACGCCACCTTGAGTTTCGCGGCCTCAGCCCGGCAGGGCAGGACGGCCAGCACGGCCAGACAGAGGGCCGCGAGGATCGAACGAGCGCGCATGGAGCCTCCTGGTTTGGGGAATGTCGAAGCGCCGGAAAGATGCCGCAAACCGTCGCGTTTGTAAATCGGGAGGGCGTCCGCTCCTGTTGTGAACTGTTAAAATCATTTTTTAATCCGGCAGTTTGCCTTTCACTCCCTTGAGCAGCCAGCGCATGGTGAAGAGCTCCTTGTCCGTGGCCCTGGCCCCGGCCGGGACCATCACCTTCCCCGCCTGGTCCTCCAGCGGTCCCAGGAAGGAGTCGTCCGCGCCGGACCTGATGCGCTCGAGCTCCGCCAGCACCTTGGCCCGCACGTCTCCGGGGACGCTCTCATGGAAGGGCGAGAGCGACACCGCGCCTTCCGCGAAGCCCCAGTAGACGTCCTGGGCCTTCCAGGTGCCGTCCAGGCGGGCCTGCACCTTTTTCACGTAGATGCCGCCCCACTCCCAAAGGGTGGAGACCAGCACGCAGGAACCGCCGAAGCGGGCCGGGTCCGCGCCGTAGCCGATGGCGGGCACGCCCTTGGCGCAGGCGGCCAGGGAGGAGTCCGGGGTGTCGGCCATCTGGCGGACCAGGGCGGCTCCGCGCTGGACGAGGGTCTCGGCCACGGTGGTTTCGCCCCGGGGGTCGCGCCAGGAGTTGAGCCAGGCCACGGTGTTCGCGCCCGCCCCGTCGAAGGTCGCGCCGGATTCGGCCAGGCCCTTGAGTAGCCCCCGGGTGAAGCCGTTGACCCCGCGCACCACCTCGGGAATGGGGTTGGTGGCCACCGTGCCCACCCGGGAGAAGCCCATGAGCCCGGCCATGTAGCCCGCCAGGTATTCGGCCTGCTCCATGCGGCCCATGTACACGCCCACGTTGGGGGCGGTCTTGTAGCCGGAGCAGTGCTCGAAGGCCACGGCCGGGAACTCTCCGGCCACCTTGAGCAGGGGGTCCATGTGCTCGAAGGTGGTGCCGAACACCAGGGAGCACCCGTCCTGGGCGAACTGGCGGAAGACGCGCTCGGCGTCGGCCGCGCCAACGTTTTCGGCCACGGAGACTTCGATCCTGTCGCCTAGTTTCTGTTTGAGTTCATCGATGCCCAGGGCGTGGGAGTGGTTCCAGCCCTGGTCGTTGGCCGAGCCCAAGAGGGCGAAGCCCACCTTGAGCCGCTGGGCCTGGGCCGGGTTCTGGGCCGACGCCGGGGAGGCGAAGGCCGCCAGGGCCGCCAGCAGGAGGGCGGCCGCGAGGTTCAGGATGCGCATGGAGCCTCCTTGCGCGCGAAGGGATTACCAGGAGATGCCCCAGGCGCGGGGCTTTGTAAATCCGTGCGGCCCTCGCGGGCCCCGATGCGGAGCGCCGACGTGAAACGGCGCATCGCGGTGGGGCTGCGGTCCGGGCCGGACGGATGGGAGCGGCGGGCCGCGCGGCCGGGCGTGGCCGCCTGGCCGGGCTTGAAACCGGGTCCGGAACGCGTATAGTCCGGGCATCATGAGTCCCGGGAAACGCGACGGCGGCGACATCACCTCCAGACTGCGCGGCGAGCTGGACGCCCTGGCGCGCCGCGAACGCCATTGCCAGATGCTCAGGCGTCTGCTGGAGGAGCTGCGCGAGGAGTACCGCTCCCTGGCGCTCTCCGCGCCCGACGCCATCGTGGCCTGCGACGCCAAGGGCCAGGTGGTGTTCTACAACCACGCGGCCCAGGCGCTCTTCGGGCGCGAGCCCGAGGAGGTGATGGGCACGAGCCTGGAGTCCCTGCTGCCCGAGCGCATGCGCGAGCGCCACGGCCAGGGGTTCGGCCGGGCGGCCCGCGCCGGCAGGACGCTCAAACCCCGCGTTGCCGTGGAGTGCGTGGGCCTGCACGCCGACGGCTCGGAGTTCCCGGTGGAGATCACCCATTCCAGCTGGAAGCGGGGCCAGGCCACATATTTCGCGGCCTTCATCCGCGACATCTCCGAGCGCAAGCACTACGAGCGCCTGCGCGAGGACGTGGAACGCATCGTGCGCCACGACCTCAAGTCGCCGCTGCTGGGCATCGTGGGCTTCGCGCGCCTGCTCATGGAGGACGATTCCCTCACGGCGAAGCATCGGGAGTGGGCCAGGCTCATCCACGACTCGGGCCAGCAGATGGATCGGCTCCTGGCCAATTCCCAGGCAATGCTGCGCATGCGCCAGGGCGACTACTCCGTCACCCCGCGCCCCGTGGACCTGACCCGCCTCCTGGAGGAGCTGGGCAAACGTTTCGAGCCCGTGCTGCGCGAGCGCGGCGTGGGCCTGGCCTGCGAGACATCCCAGGGCGCGGAGGGCGAGGGCGCGTGCAGCATCCAGGGCGAGGAGGCCTTCCTGGACGACATGCTCTCCAACCTGATCAAGAACGCCGTGGAGGCCTCCCCCGAAGGCGCGAGCGTGAGCGTGACCCTGCGCCGCGAGGGCGGGCACGCGGTGGTGGACATCCACAACCTGGGGGTGATCCCTCCCGGCGTGCGCGAGCGCTTCTTCGAGCCCTACGTCACCGGGGGCAAGCCCGGGGGCACGGGCCTGGGGGCGCACAGCGCGCTGCTCATCGCGCGCGCCCACGACGGCGAGATCGACTTCACCAGTGACGAGGAGGAAGGCACCCACGTGCTGGTGCGCCTGCCCGTGGGGGGCTCCGGGGAAGCGTCCGGGGAAGGGCCCGAAGAGTCCGGCGGGGAGCTTTCCGGGCACTAGACCCCGCCCGCGTCCGGCGTCGCGACGGCGCGTCCCGTCCCGGCGCTCCTTCTTATTCCACCACCCTGCGCGCGTGGGAGAAACACTCCGAATACCACCCGGTGAAGCGGCGCACCCGCACGCCCTCTCCGTGGGAGTCGATGATCCTGCCCTCGCCCAGCCAGAGCACCACGTGGGAGACGCGCGCGCCGCTCTTGGTGGTGATGAAGAGCAGGTCCCCCACTTTGAAGGGCTCGCCGGGCGCGAGCCTGCGCCCCGGGGCTTGGGGGCCGTCGGCCTGGGCCGAGATGAGCGAGGTGAACCCCACGCCCAGCCCGTAGTTGTAGACCCAGGACGTGAAGTTGGAGCAGTCGAGCCCCTGGCCCTCGCCCGGGTTCCAGGCGGGGATGTGGTGGTGGCGGTAAGCCAGGCCCTCGTGGCGGCGGGCCACGGCGGCGACGCGCAGGCGCTTCCAGGCCGAGGGGTCCGCGCCTTTGGGAGCTTCCACGCCCGGGTAGGTGCGCGCGCGCGGCCCCCAGGAGCCGTAGCGGCCGGAGTACCAGGCGCTCTCGGGGGCGTCGGTCTGGGGCAGACGGTCGCGCTCGGGGAAGTCGGCGGTGAGGCTGGCGGGGTCGATGGCCTGGGCCAGGGCCGTCCCCGGGGGCTGGGCGGCCCAGAACAGGCCGAGGGCGGCCAGCAGGAAGGCCGCGACGCGTGCCGAGGCGATGCGGGGGGAGGGTGCGGGCATGGCGTCTCCTTGCGTTCCCGGCGTGGCCGGGGGCCGTCAGTGCTCCAGGATCTCCTCGAACACGGCCTGGAGGTCGAATTCGTTGTAGTAGCGGCATTCCACGTCGGAGAGGGTGTCCAGGGCGCGGCGCAGCGCCTGGGCGTCTTGCGGGGCCTGCTCCATGGCCGCCTTGAAGGCGGCGCGCAGGTCGTCGAAGATCTTTCCGGCCGAGGCCTTCACGGCCTCCTTGGCCACGTACTGGGCGTACTGGCGCGAGTAGAGCTCGCAGCTTTGGGCGTCCATCCGTTTATTCCTTGGCTGGGACCACGAGCCCCAGGTCGTCGATCCTGCCTTTGAGGGGCAGTTTCACGGTGCAGGTCGCGCCTCCTGGCGTCCGCGCCAGGGAGACGTGGCCGAAAAGCTTGCGGGCGGCGGCCCGGGCGATGGGCAGGCCGAACCCCGTGCCCATGGGCTTGGTGGAGTGGAAGGGCAGAAAGAGCGAGGACGGGTCCTCCTCCGGGGGCAGGCCGCCGCTGCCCTGCACGGTGAGGTCCAGGTGGCTGGGCACGGAGGGGTCCGGGGCGCTGGCGATGGTCAGCTCGGGCCTGGCCGGGTCCATGGCCTCCAGGGCGTTGGCGAGCACCTCGCGCAGGAGCGTGGCGAGCAGGGCCGGGTCGGAGTGCACCTCGGGGCGCAGCGGGTCCAGCGCCCAGCGGGGCTCAAGCCCCTGGGGCCAGCCGGGCCGGGCCTGGAGTTCGTCGGTCAGGGAGCGCAGCAGGGGCTCCAGGGCCACGGCGGAAAAGCCGGGCTCGGAGAGTTCCACGGCGTTGAGGGTGGAGATGTCGCGGGTCATGCGTTCCAGACGCAGGGCCTCGTCGAGGATCACCTGGGCCTTTTCGCGCATGCCGGTGTCGTC containing:
- a CDS encoding BMP family ABC transporter substrate-binding protein, producing MRARSILAALCLAVLAVLPCRAEAAKLKVAFALIGTVNDQGWNYAHYTGIEELKRQLGDKIEVAIAENVGAADGERVFRQFAQDGYDMIFGTTFEHMDPMLQVAKDFPNTTFEHCSGYKTAPNMGNYMARIEQGEYIVGYMAGLMGFTKVGTVATNPIPEPIRGINGFTHGLLKGLAESGTKFDIDTLNTVVWLKSWRDPIGETTMAEALVQRGCTLIRQMADTPDSSLAACAKGVPAIGYGADAAEFGAKCVLASTIWNWGKFYVKLVNAKLAGTWKAEELYWGFEEDAIKLSKFNEKVPAEVQKKVLAEIDLIKKGTDNSFLGPMADQAGKVMIPAGQRATVKELYTMRWLLKGVNGKLPE
- a CDS encoding BMP family ABC transporter substrate-binding protein, which gives rise to MRILNLAAALLLAALAAFASPASAQNPAQAQRLKVGFALLGSANDQGWNHSHALGIDELKQKLGDRIEVSVAENVGAADAERVFRQFAQDGCSLVFGTTFEHMDPLLKVAGEFPAVAFEHCSGYKTAPNVGVYMGRMEQAEYLAGYMAGLMGFSRVGTVATNPIPEVVRGVNGFTRGLLKGLAESGATFDGAGANTVAWLNSWRDPRGETTVAETLVQRGAALVRQMADTPDSSLAACAKGVPAIGYGADPARFGGSCVLVSTLWEWGGIYVKKVQARLDGTWKAQDVYWGFAEGAVSLSPFHESVPGDVRAKVLAELERIRSGADDSFLGPLEDQAGKVMVPAGARATDKELFTMRWLLKGVKGKLPD
- a CDS encoding PAS domain-containing sensor histidine kinase — translated: MSPGKRDGGDITSRLRGELDALARRERHCQMLRRLLEELREEYRSLALSAPDAIVACDAKGQVVFYNHAAQALFGREPEEVMGTSLESLLPERMRERHGQGFGRAARAGRTLKPRVAVECVGLHADGSEFPVEITHSSWKRGQATYFAAFIRDISERKHYERLREDVERIVRHDLKSPLLGIVGFARLLMEDDSLTAKHREWARLIHDSGQQMDRLLANSQAMLRMRQGDYSVTPRPVDLTRLLEELGKRFEPVLRERGVGLACETSQGAEGEGACSIQGEEAFLDDMLSNLIKNAVEASPEGASVSVTLRREGGHAVVDIHNLGVIPPGVRERFFEPYVTGGKPGGTGLGAHSALLIARAHDGEIDFTSDEEEGTHVLVRLPVGGSGEASGEGPEESGGELSGH
- a CDS encoding C40 family peptidase; the protein is MPAPSPRIASARVAAFLLAALGLFWAAQPPGTALAQAIDPASLTADFPERDRLPQTDAPESAWYSGRYGSWGPRARTYPGVEAPKGADPSAWKRLRVAAVARRHEGLAYRHHHIPAWNPGEGQGLDCSNFTSWVYNYGLGVGFTSLISAQADGPQAPGRRLAPGEPFKVGDLLFITTKSGARVSHVVLWLGEGRIIDSHGEGVRVRRFTGWYSECFSHARRVVE
- a CDS encoding ATP-binding protein, whose protein sequence is MTPGPSLPRFEYFRREIGLDEARLEILRPWASMLAERGRKAGKYLDALFRKASPRAYLDFALEYWGGASKRFWVGWYSTLWHRPWDDAFLRELWQQGADAARCGIGVQFTMLGEIKSRQYFVRGVRRHVPQEQVPAVASAVVDLLDLCMLVRVRGHTAHHDSVAQPVLQGLFHQTRNPLTVIGAAASRILRAADDTGMREKAQVILDEALRLERMTRDISTLNAVELSEPGFSAVALEPLLRSLTDELQARPGWPQGLEPRWALDPLRPEVHSDPALLATLLREVLANALEAMDPARPELTIASAPDPSVPSHLDLTVQGSGGLPPEEDPSSLFLPFHSTKPMGTGFGLPIARAAARKLFGHVSLARTPGGATCTVKLPLKGRIDDLGLVVPAKE